Proteins encoded within one genomic window of Urocitellus parryii isolate mUroPar1 chromosome 16, mUroPar1.hap1, whole genome shotgun sequence:
- the C16H3orf22 gene encoding uncharacterized protein C3orf22 homolog has protein sequence MEPRTHKKCPQHKKPKSKAQDRFTNSFPYRFSWLTEPATESLRVWDSRNTPPRDLLPLQKKLVATRSIPVPGLGAPQHTASPSIYPPPPPPPQCHLWELKLLSLRFPKQARHPPFPLHSDTKDPWLREANQPSRGFS, from the exons ATGGAACCGAGAACCCACAAGAAGTGTCCCCAACATAAGAAACCCAAGAGCAAGGCCCAGGACAGATTCACCAACAGCTTTCCATACAG GTTCTCGTGGCTGACAGAGCCCGCCACCGAGTCCCTGAGAGTCTGGGACAGCAGGAACACCCCCCCGAGGGACTTGCTACCCCTGCAGAAGAAGCTGGTGGCCACCAGGTCCATCCCCGTCCCAGG GCTCGGGGCTCCGCAGCACACGGCATCACCCAGCATCTACCCTCCGCCCCCACCGCCACCCCAGTGCCACCTTTGGGAACTCAAGTTACTGAGCCTCCGCTTCCCCAAGCAAGCCAGACACCCGCCATTCCCTCTGCACAGCGACACTAAAGACCCCTGGCTCAGGGAAGCAAATCAGCCATCGAGGGGCTTCTCCTAA
- the Chst13 gene encoding carbohydrate sulfotransferase 13 has protein sequence MGRRCSWRRRALVAAGLGAVLLLLCALRPAFENTALGSIWLRGEKKSPLQLLYDLDQGPLSALAEVHRQRRDLLRRACSRHTRRQRLLQPEDLRHVLVDDAHGLLYCYVPKVACTNWKRVLLVLSGRARGDPRAIPAHEAHAPGRLRSLADFSPSEVNRRLRAYLAVLFVREPFERLASAYRNKLARPYSATFQRRYGARIVRRLRPGAQPEALTRGHDVRFAEFLAYLLDPRTRRDEPFNEHWERAHALCHPCRLRYDIVGKFETLAEDAAFVLGLVGAPDLRFPAPPRPRAVPARDLAARLFQDISPFYQRRLFDLYKMDFLLFNYSAPSYLRLR, from the exons CATTTGAAAACACGGCCCTAGGCTCCATTTGGCTCAGAGGGGAGAAGAAGAGTCCTCTGCAGTTACTCTATGACCTGGACCAG GGTCCGCTCTCGGCCCTGGCGGAGGTGCACCGGCAGCGTCGCGATCTGCTGCGCCGCGCCTGCAGCCGCCACACGCGCCGGCAGCGGCTGCTGCAGCCGGAGGACCTGCGGCACGTGCTGGTGGACGACGCGCACGGGCTGCTCTACTGCTACGTGCCCAAGGTGGCCTGCACCAACTGGAAGCGCGTGCTGCTGGTGCTGAGCGGCCGCGCCCGCGGCGATCCGCGCGCCATCCCCGCGCACGAGGCGCACGCGCCGGGCCGCCTGCGCTCGCTGGCCGACTTCAGCCCCTCCGAGGTCAACCGGCGCCTGCGCGCCTACCTGGCCGTGCTGTTCGTGCGCGAGCCCTTCGAGCGCCTGGCGTCCGCCTACCGCAACAAGCTCGCGCGACCCTACAGCGCCACCTTCCAGCGACGCTATGGCGCGCGCATCGTGCGGCGCCTGCGTCCCGGCGCCCAGCCCGAGGCGCTGACCCGCGGCCACGACGTGCGCTTTGCCGAGTTCCTGGCCTACCTGCTGGACCCGCGCACGCGGCGCGACGAGCCCTTCAACGAGCATTGGGAGCGTGCCCACGCGCTCTGCCACCCGTGTCGCCTGCGCTATGACATCGTGGGCAAGTTCGAGACGCTGGCCGAGGACGCGGCTTTCGTGCTGGGCCTGGTGGGCGCCCCGGACCTGCGCTTCCCCGCGCCTCCGCGACCCCGGGCGGTGCCCGCGCGCGATCTGGCCGCGCGCCTCTTCCAGGACATCAGCCCCTTCTACCAGCGGCGCCTCTTCGATCTGTACAAGATGGACTTCCTGCTCTTCAACTACTCGGCCCCCTCCTACCTGCGGCTGCGCTAG